The Flavobacterium johnsoniae genomic sequence TAGTGCCGATTCTAAAGCGTTCTTAAATCCAAGAATTCTCATGTAAACCGGAATAGCAATTGTATATGTTGGTGCTTTCATAATAGTTTTTATTTAAGAGAAATATTAATGAACTTAATTATCTAGTTTAAATATTTTTAGAAAAGTAAATGTTCCATAAATTACAAGCCCCCATAGAGAACTAAATAAACTTAGCATCAATACTCCGTTAATAGTCGAAACATCAACAAAAAAAAGAGGAAAAACTGTACCGAAAATATTAAAAACCATAGTTAATATCGGATTGATAACCCAACCTCTAGAAGAAGAAAAAGATATAAAAATGCTAATACCTAAATTAACACAGCCAATTAAAACACTCAATATCATCTCATAAGATAAACCTTTATAGGATTTTCCTAAAACCATAAGTATTTGTTCTGGAAATATTGCGACCAATAAAAGTAAAATGCCACTAAGCAAAAGAATCAAACAAATTGTGTATAATACTTTTTTTAGCAAGTCATTTCTTTTTGGTGCTAATCTTGCAAATCGAGGAACGATTAATGTATTTATTAGTACACTAACAATATTTAATAGAACCGCTAATCTGCCTAAAGCTCCTAATTGTGCAACAGCTGTTGTATTTCCAAAAACAGAAATTAACCAAATTGTAATTTGTCCTGAAATACAAAAATAAATAGCTCCTGGAAGAATTTTTTTTACAATTTGCATTACTTCCTTTTCAACAGCAGGATCAGATTTTTGTGTTTTGTCTGCAAACTTATCTGCTATTTTTCGCAATTTAACGTTACCAATTACACGAGGTATTCCGTTAGCCAATAAAGCAATAAACGCCCAAGGAAAAATAAACATTGTTAATCCAAGAAACAAAAACCTCACAATACCAACTGAAACCTGATTTTTTTGTAACGATACAATATCTTGATGAAGTTTAGGAACAATTTCTAAAAGAGAATCTGATAAAGCTGCAAAGAATGCAGGAATCAAAGCACCAACAATAAGTAATGTAGTCAACCAAGAAGCATTATTATGAAGTAATAAATACATCAAAACTGGTGTAGCTACTAGTAAACTGCCAACGGCAAACTTACGGCGCAAATAAAGTCCAGTTGCAAGAACGGCACCTAATTTTTCTTTGTCTTGCCACACCTTTGCTCCTTGCGACATAATACCTGTAGAAATTCCTCCATCTGCCAAAATAGTCATCGTTCCTAACATCGTATTAGCTAGAGTATATAAAGCATATTCTTCTACAGGAAGTAAGCGTATTACTAATATTCCCGAAGCAAATCCTAAAGCTTGTATAAGAATTTGTGCGCTTCCTGTAATAGAAATCAATTTTCCCCAACTAATGATTGTTTCATACTTGGGATGCTGTTTTAATTTAATCAAAGTATCTTTCAAGAAAGTAGATTTAATAACGTTCAAAAACTTATTCTTTTTTCAAATGAAAAATTTTAGCCTTTTCCAATTCCTTTTATTTGGAAACCAATAGCTTTTAATTTTTCTGAATCCAGAATATTACGCCCATCAAATACAAAAGCTGGTTTATACATGTTGATATAAATCGAATTCCAATCGTATGTTTTAAATTCGTCCCACTCGGTCAAAACAGCTATTGCGTGTGCTTGATGTACAGCTTCTTCTGGTGATTTATATACAAAGATCTGTTTCAATTTCGATTCAATTTTTTGATCCGTAAATCCCTTTAATTCCCACAGATAGCTCATATCTGCTTTGACTTTTTCTTCAGAAACTTTAGGATCATAGACATGAATTTCCGCGCCATCTTCAATTAAATGTTCCGCTACATAAATTGCTGCAGATTCACGAGTATCATTAGTGTCTTTTTTAAACGCCCACCCTAAAAAAGTTATTTTTTTACCGCTTACAGTATTAAAAAGAGAAGTAATTATTTTCTTAGCAAAGCGGTATTTCTGATAATCGTTCAGAATTGTTATCTGTTCCCAATAATTTGCCACTTCAGGTAAATTAAAATAACGGCACAAATACACTAAGTTTAAAATATCTTTTTGAAAACAAGATCCTCCAAAACCAACTGATGCTTTAAGAAATTTAGGTCCAATACGACTATCCGTTCCAATTGCTGCGGCTACCTCATCGACATCAGCTTCTGTCGCTTCACATAAAGCGGATAAGGCATTAATTGAAGAAATTCTTTGTGCCAAAAATGCATTAGCCGTTAATTTAGATAATTCTGAAGACCAAACATTTGTAGTTAAGATCTGTTTAGGAGAAAGCCAATGTGAATAAACATCAACTAGAGCCTGAATCGCTTTTTTACCGCTTTCAGTTTGATTTCCACCTATTAAAACGCGATCAGCATTCAGTAAATCTTCAATAGCTGTTCCTTCTGCTAAAAATTCAGGATTAGAAAGCACTTCAAACTTAACTCCGTTTCCTGTATGATCTAAAATAGTTTGTAAAGTTTCAGCCGTACGAACAGGAAGAGTTGATTTTTCTACTATAATTTTATCATTTTTAGCTATTCTGGCAATTTGTCTTGCGCATAATTCGACAAATTTTAGATCTGCAGCCATTCCTTTTCCTTCTCCGTAATTTTTTGTTGGAGTATTTACGGCTATAAAAATCATGTCTGCAGCTTCGATTGCGCTATCAACATCAGTAGAAAAAAATAAATTACGTCCTCTTGCTTCTTTTACAACTTCGGCAAGTCCTGGCTCATAAACTGGTAATTTATCTAAATCTTCTTCGTTCCAAGCAGCAATTCGATTTTCGTTTAAATCGACTACAGTTACTTTTATTTCAGGACATTTTAATGCAATTACAGACATTGTTGGACCGCCTACGTAACCTGCGCCTAAACAACAAATATTTTTGATTTTCATTTAATTATCTTTTACGAGGCAAAAAATGTTTGTTTTCTTTTACTAATTTATTATTCAAAATAATTCATAATCGTAAAACCAGATTCTCTCAAAAGCTGTTCTTTTCTCATTAGCTTTATATCCGATTCCATCATTTCTTTAACTAATTCAGACAATTGATATTCGCATTCCCAGCCTAATTTTGTTCTAGCTTTAGTAGGATCTCCGATTAGTAAATCAACTTCTGTAGGTCTAAAATAATTCGGATCTACAGCCAATACTTCTTTCCCGATTGGCAATTGATAATCAGGATTACTGCAAGAAACAACAAAAGCTTTTTCTTCAATACCTTCTCCTTTAAATTCTAATTCAATACCAACTTCGGCAAAACTCATTCGTACGAATTCACGAACTGGAGTAGTTTTTCCGGTAGCAATTACAAAATCTTCTGGTTCATCTGCCTGAAGAATCATCCACATCATTCTAACATAATCTTTAGCATGTCCCCAATCACGTTGTGCATCCAGGTTTCCTAAGTATAATTTGTCTTGCAATCCTAAAGCGATTCTTGCTGTTGCTCTTGTAATTTTTCGAGTTACGAAAGTTTCTCCACGAATTGGCGATTCGTGATTAAATAAAATTCCATTACAAGCGTACATACCGTAAGCTTCTCTATAATTTACAGTAATCCAAAAAGCATACATTTTTGCAACCGCATAAGGCGATCTTGGGTAGAAAGGCGTAGTTTCTGATTGCGGTACTTCTTGAACTTTCCCGTACAATTCTGAAGTTGATGCCTGATAAATACGAGTTTTCTTTTCTAAACCTAACAAACGAACAGCATCAAGAATTCTTAAAGTTCCTAATGCATCCACGTTTCCAGTATATTCCGGAGTTTCAAAAGAAACTGCAACGTGACTCATAGCAGCCAAATTATAGATTTCATCTGGTTGAATTTCCTGAATTAAACGAGTTAAATTCGTACTATCACTCATATCACCATAATGAAGAATAAAATCTCTATTCTCTATATGTGGATCTTGATACAAATGATCAATTCTATCGGTGTTAAACAATGATGTACGTCTTTTTAATCCGTGAACGATATAACCTTTTTCTAATAAAAATTCACTTAAATAAGCTCCATCTTGTCCTGTCACTCCTGTTATAAACGCTGTTTTTCGTATTGGATTCATAATATTATTTAAGGCACAAAGGCATTATACTGCAATGTTGCAAAATTGATAAAATGTTAATTTTAAAGTCTTTAATTAAGTTTATAGATTACGTCTTAGTAACTTTTTTCTTTTAAACTTTCTATGTTTTCCAGAAACCAATTGTAGGTTTTTTGAATTCCTTCTTCCAAATCTACTTGGTGTTTCCATCCGATATTATGCATCTTAGAAACATCCATTAATTTTCTTGGCGTTCCATCGGGCTTGCTGTCATCCCAGATGATTTCTCCAGTATGACCGACAATTTTCTGTATTGTCGAAGCTAACTTTTTGATGGTTAAATCTTCTCCAGTTCCAACATTATATAAATGCTCTGGCAATTTGTTTTCTAAAGCAAAAACTACTGCTTCTGCCATATCGTCAACAAATAAAAATTCTCGCATTGGGGTTCCGCTTCCCCAAAGTATTACCGACGCATTATTGCTTTCTTTGGCTTCGTGAAATTTGCGAATCATTGCTGGCAAAACATGAGAACTGCTTAAATCAAAATTGTCATGAATACCGTATAAGTTGGTTGGCATTAAACTCACATAATCTTTATTGTACTGTTTGCGAATAGCCTCGCATAATTTTACACCAGTAATTTTAGCTAAAGCATACCATTCATTAGTTTTTTCTAAAGAAGCAGTCAATAAATAATCCTCTTTTAAAGGTTGTGGAGCCAGTTTTGGATAAATACAAGAACTTCCTAAAAAAATAAATTTATCTACATCTAAATTGTAAGCTTCACTAATTAGATTGTTTTGAATCTGCATATTTTCCATCAAAAATTGATACGGAAAATCATTATTTGCCAGAATCCCTCCCACTTTTGCAGCCGCGTCTATAATTACATCCGGCTTTATTTTTTGAAGAAATTCTCGAACTGCATTTTGATCTCTCAAATCTAATTCTTTACTAGATGCACCAACAAGATTGCTGTAACCTTTTGCAGTTAAGCTTCTCCAAATGGCACTTCCAACCATCCCTTTATGTCCAGCAATATATATTATCGCGTTTTTATTAATCATTGTTTTTTTTTATTATTTACAATTACAATAATGGTGAATCGATAGATTCTAATTGCTGATAAACCTGTTTTACTTCTTGAGAATTTTCCTTTTGTAATACCATCAAAGCATCGGCAGTATAAATCAGAATACAATTTTTTACTCCTATAAAAGTTGTATGCATCGAAGTTCCAATTACAATATTTCTATTAGAATCTATTGGATGACCTTTTTCAACCAAATAATCATAAACCGATTCAAAAGAACCAAGATCAGACCATTCAAATTGTGCAGGAACAACTTTAATTGCGTCGCTTCTTTCCATAACAGCATAATCTATGCTTATTGATGGTATATTTAAAGACAATTCATAATCTAGAAAACCGTCTTTATTTCCTTCCCAAGCCGTTTTTGACGCCCAATAAACTTCAGGTTCCTGACTAACAAGCTCCGCTAAAAACTTGCCAGCTTTGAAACAAAATAGTCCACTGTTCCAGAAATAATTTCCGTTTTCCAGATATAATGATGCTGTTGTTAAATTTGGTTTCTCATGAAATGCTATAACATTTTCATCTTCAAATTCGATATAACCATATCCAGTTTCTGGTTTAGTTGGTTTAATACCAAAAGTGACTAAATAATCTTGACTTGCAAGTGCAATTGCTTTTCGCAGAGCACTACTGTACAAATCATTACCATCGATAATATGATCAGACGGAGTAATTAATAAAATATCGTCTGGTTCTGATGCAAAGGCTGCAAATGCAATTGCCGCTGCAGTATTACGAGGAAGAGCTTCTACAATATGAGTAAAAGGTTTCTCGAATTTAGACATAATATCATTGCTCATTCTGTAATTCTCAATATTGCCAACTACTATAGTTTTATCAGAAATATTTAAATTACGAGCCACCGTTTTTTCAAAAAGCGACTCTCCGTCAAAAAGTTCAAGATATTGCTTAGGCAATGTCTTTCTGGAGAGAGGCCATAATCTACTTCCTACTCCTCCAGTTAAAATAACATGTGTAACGGTATTAATTTCCATTCGAATGCACTAAAACCTCTCTTTGATAAACTTCATGACGTAAATTAGTACTCGAAAATCGATGATCTCTAGTATTAAAATACAATTCAATTCCTTTTTCCTCGCAGTAAGTTCTGCCAGTAAAATCTCTCTCTTTATATTCGTCTCCTAAAATGCGCACATCAATAGCAAAGGCTTTCAAAATGTCCTCTAAATCTTGTTCTGTTGCATAAGGTACAATTTCATCAACAAACTTACATGCCTTAAGCTGTATGTATCTTTCGACAACTGTCTGAGTTGGTTTGTTTTTGGTCGGACGATCTAATGTTGGGTCCGTTTGCAAACCAACAATTAAGTAATCACAATGTTGTTTTGCTTCTTCAAGCATTTTAACGTGCCCTGCATGTAACAAATCAAAAGCACTAAATGTAATTCCGGTTCTCATATGCTTAATGTTTTAAATTAAAAAAATATGCTTGTTAATGTTGAATGCTTAGTAAAATTAACCATTTTATTATGTTTACAGGGCTTTTTTTTAAATTTTAAAAAAGGGTTCCCCGTGAATAGTTACATTATAACTACTCAAAAAATCAAATTATAAATGGTAAAAAAATCAAATTATCATCGATTTTGACTAACTGAAAATGATTAAAACTTCTAGAAAAAAACAAGAAATTTTGGTCATTATTATAGCACTAATTCTCAATAATAATTTGAGATAAAATTATAATAATAGGGCTAATCGAAAATCTCATTTTTGTTGCTAAATGTCCTTAATAAGGACAATTTAGTATAAAACTCATCTATTGTTTTCGTGTCTTAGATTTAAATTTACCACTTAGTTTACAGACCGAAAGTCTTGTAGATATTGACAATTTATAAAAAACTCTTATTTACATCGATTGCGAAATATTTCTTTTCTAAATGTTTGTATTTTAAAAAAGCAGTTACATAAAAGAATATCGTTTTTATAAAAATTTGAAAGAATACAAAAAGAGTTAAAAACAACATTTTCTATTAAAAAACTATTTAAAATTTTTACAGAATATGAAATGGTATGTAGTGTACACAAAACCTAAATGGGAAAAAAGAGCCGCAGAACAATTAACCAAATTCAATATAAACTGTTATTGTCCTGTTATAAAAA encodes the following:
- a CDS encoding polysaccharide biosynthesis protein is translated as MNVIKSTFLKDTLIKLKQHPKYETIISWGKLISITGSAQILIQALGFASGILVIRLLPVEEYALYTLANTMLGTMTILADGGISTGIMSQGAKVWQDKEKLGAVLATGLYLRRKFAVGSLLVATPVLMYLLLHNNASWLTTLLIVGALIPAFFAALSDSLLEIVPKLHQDIVSLQKNQVSVGIVRFLFLGLTMFIFPWAFIALLANGIPRVIGNVKLRKIADKFADKTQKSDPAVEKEVMQIVKKILPGAIYFCISGQITIWLISVFGNTTAVAQLGALGRLAVLLNIVSVLINTLIVPRFARLAPKRNDLLKKVLYTICLILLLSGILLLLVAIFPEQILMVLGKSYKGLSYEMILSVLIGCVNLGISIFISFSSSRGWVINPILTMVFNIFGTVFPLFFVDVSTINGVLMLSLFSSLWGLVIYGTFTFLKIFKLDN
- a CDS encoding adenylyltransferase/cytidyltransferase family protein, with the protein product MRTGITFSAFDLLHAGHVKMLEEAKQHCDYLIVGLQTDPTLDRPTKNKPTQTVVERYIQLKACKFVDEIVPYATEQDLEDILKAFAIDVRILGDEYKERDFTGRTYCEEKGIELYFNTRDHRFSSTNLRHEVYQREVLVHSNGN
- a CDS encoding mannose-1-phosphate guanylyltransferase → MEINTVTHVILTGGVGSRLWPLSRKTLPKQYLELFDGESLFEKTVARNLNISDKTIVVGNIENYRMSNDIMSKFEKPFTHIVEALPRNTAAAIAFAAFASEPDDILLITPSDHIIDGNDLYSSALRKAIALASQDYLVTFGIKPTKPETGYGYIEFEDENVIAFHEKPNLTTASLYLENGNYFWNSGLFCFKAGKFLAELVSQEPEVYWASKTAWEGNKDGFLDYELSLNIPSISIDYAVMERSDAIKVVPAQFEWSDLGSFESVYDYLVEKGHPIDSNRNIVIGTSMHTTFIGVKNCILIYTADALMVLQKENSQEVKQVYQQLESIDSPLL
- a CDS encoding GDP-L-fucose synthase family protein encodes the protein MINKNAIIYIAGHKGMVGSAIWRSLTAKGYSNLVGASSKELDLRDQNAVREFLQKIKPDVIIDAAAKVGGILANNDFPYQFLMENMQIQNNLISEAYNLDVDKFIFLGSSCIYPKLAPQPLKEDYLLTASLEKTNEWYALAKITGVKLCEAIRKQYNKDYVSLMPTNLYGIHDNFDLSSSHVLPAMIRKFHEAKESNNASVILWGSGTPMREFLFVDDMAEAVVFALENKLPEHLYNVGTGEDLTIKKLASTIQKIVGHTGEIIWDDSKPDGTPRKLMDVSKMHNIGWKHQVDLEEGIQKTYNWFLENIESLKEKSY
- the gmd gene encoding GDP-mannose 4,6-dehydratase; translation: MNPIRKTAFITGVTGQDGAYLSEFLLEKGYIVHGLKRRTSLFNTDRIDHLYQDPHIENRDFILHYGDMSDSTNLTRLIQEIQPDEIYNLAAMSHVAVSFETPEYTGNVDALGTLRILDAVRLLGLEKKTRIYQASTSELYGKVQEVPQSETTPFYPRSPYAVAKMYAFWITVNYREAYGMYACNGILFNHESPIRGETFVTRKITRATARIALGLQDKLYLGNLDAQRDWGHAKDYVRMMWMILQADEPEDFVIATGKTTPVREFVRMSFAEVGIELEFKGEGIEEKAFVVSCSNPDYQLPIGKEVLAVDPNYFRPTEVDLLIGDPTKARTKLGWECEYQLSELVKEMMESDIKLMRKEQLLRESGFTIMNYFE
- a CDS encoding UDP-glucose 6-dehydrogenase, with amino-acid sequence MKIKNICCLGAGYVGGPTMSVIALKCPEIKVTVVDLNENRIAAWNEEDLDKLPVYEPGLAEVVKEARGRNLFFSTDVDSAIEAADMIFIAVNTPTKNYGEGKGMAADLKFVELCARQIARIAKNDKIIVEKSTLPVRTAETLQTILDHTGNGVKFEVLSNPEFLAEGTAIEDLLNADRVLIGGNQTESGKKAIQALVDVYSHWLSPKQILTTNVWSSELSKLTANAFLAQRISSINALSALCEATEADVDEVAAAIGTDSRIGPKFLKASVGFGGSCFQKDILNLVYLCRYFNLPEVANYWEQITILNDYQKYRFAKKIITSLFNTVSGKKITFLGWAFKKDTNDTRESAAIYVAEHLIEDGAEIHVYDPKVSEEKVKADMSYLWELKGFTDQKIESKLKQIFVYKSPEEAVHQAHAIAVLTEWDEFKTYDWNSIYINMYKPAFVFDGRNILDSEKLKAIGFQIKGIGKG